One Belonocnema kinseyi isolate 2016_QV_RU_SX_M_011 chromosome 6, B_treatae_v1, whole genome shotgun sequence genomic region harbors:
- the LOC117174469 gene encoding alpha-ketoglutarate-dependent dioxygenase alkB homolog 7, mitochondrial, whose translation MALRSILIKTRISQKCVYPFTALFSNSSIETINKNEENSENWKKELHATMKIFPDFLTQQEEDSILKEMDPYLKRLRYEFSHWDNAIHGYRETERAKWNEENTKIIDKVRTKAFPPGTPQLAYVHVLDLSAEGWIKPHVDSIRFCGDVIAGISLLSDCVMRLSSVEKEDRKEDFFLPRRSLYIMSGLARQKYNHEVLSAAESIFQGKKVPRARRISVICRTEPDPQVD comes from the exons ATGGCTTTAagatcaatattaataaaaactcgGATCTCCCAAAAATGTGTATATCCTTTTACTGCACTCTTCAGCAATTCTTCAAtagaaacaattaataaaaacgaagaaaatagtgaaaacTGGAAAAAAGAGTTGCACgcaacaatgaaaatatttcccGATTTTCTAACTCAGCAAGAAGAGGATTCTATTCTCAAGGAAATGGATCCCTATTTAAAACGACTGCGATATGAATTTTCACACTGGGATAAc GCTATACACGGATATCGTGAAACAGAACGTGCTAAATGGAacgaagaaaatacaaaaattattgataaagttAGAACAAAAGCTTTTCCACCTGGAACTCCTCAACTTGCGTATGTCCACGTGTTAGATTTGTCGGCTGAGGGTTGGATTAAACCTCATGTGGATAGTATTcgg TTTTGTGGAGACGTTATTGCCGGAATCAGTTTGTTGAGCGACTGTGTAATGCGACTTTCATCCGTAGAAAAAGAAGATCGAAAGGAGGATTTTTTTCTCCCAAGAAGATCTCTCTACATTATGAG tgGATTAGCGAGACAAAAATACAATCACGAGGTCCTGAGTGCTGCAGAATCAATTTTCCAAGGAAAAAAAGTTCCAAGAGCTAGACGAATTTCCGTGATTTGTAGAACCGAGCCCGATCCTCAAGTTGATTAA